From a region of the Streptomyces tirandamycinicus genome:
- a CDS encoding protein-arginine deiminase domain-containing protein, with product MGTRRHPQHSGSTRTTALALTVIGAVMAPAAPAFAAGPPVVDLRADVNRDGKVDVSGTSDNAGEDTWTPARGAVFLPNIDDDTRRCPVKTPTGKPLSDAKLAACNDGSDNIVNGSADLADLARVRSLPMAAVPAGATGTVRVDGGRRTRVFVKRPGGWAMVTPATRLTAAELRAGVEFGVEGNDVIRDTRVWDGRAVIRLTVTAGGRSTSDEITLRVAPLLTHHHLQNAQQVMVTKVPGNDDWARRQQAFVKGLGTEARAAGIGTPLITFDRYQDIWAQDFVEPAYVSMTGPGGRRHVMRVMLRSAQPDREAGRELFEKLRGSGVGVVQVSGVRDSEEWTLNSMGNLETIPPYTHGGRSYPAGRIIQGERKDIGSKPARAMRTLLKSQGLQDPLLLDTSWLHVGHVDEFVQFLPADTPRGWRIGVADPEAGLRLLREAREAGHGGTRMFSVPGSKDVPAPRETIDQALASRYLVQDNQMAAQRIRANLEILKRETGVTDAEVVRVPALYTRGSEEGERGDTMMPRLKRMGAGEIPVPDSVREYGQQKELRLHRDGRRAAGPEPVMTSAYVPGAVNGVLLGRDRYLAPRQWGPVINGRDVFTESVTAAYAQAGMKVSYIDDWYTYHLGAGEVHCGTNTLRDASTAWWRSS from the coding sequence TTGGGTACGCGACGCCACCCCCAGCACTCAGGAAGCACACGCACCACCGCACTCGCCCTCACGGTCATCGGTGCGGTCATGGCCCCCGCCGCGCCGGCCTTCGCCGCCGGGCCGCCCGTCGTCGATCTGCGGGCCGACGTCAACCGGGACGGGAAGGTCGACGTCAGCGGCACCTCCGACAACGCCGGGGAGGACACCTGGACCCCCGCCCGGGGCGCGGTGTTCCTCCCCAACATCGACGACGACACCAGGCGGTGCCCGGTCAAGACCCCGACCGGCAAACCGCTCTCCGACGCCAAGCTCGCCGCCTGCAACGACGGCTCCGACAACATCGTCAACGGCTCCGCCGACCTCGCCGACCTCGCGCGCGTACGGTCCCTCCCCATGGCCGCCGTGCCCGCCGGAGCGACCGGGACCGTGCGGGTCGACGGCGGGCGCAGGACACGCGTCTTCGTCAAGCGCCCCGGGGGCTGGGCCATGGTCACCCCCGCCACCCGCCTCACCGCCGCCGAACTGCGCGCGGGCGTCGAGTTCGGGGTCGAGGGCAACGACGTCATACGCGACACCAGGGTCTGGGACGGGCGTGCCGTCATACGCCTGACCGTGACGGCGGGCGGCAGGAGCACCTCCGACGAGATCACCCTGCGGGTCGCCCCGCTCCTCACCCACCACCACCTGCAGAACGCGCAGCAGGTCATGGTCACCAAGGTGCCCGGCAACGACGACTGGGCCCGCCGCCAGCAGGCGTTCGTCAAGGGGCTCGGAACCGAGGCCAGAGCCGCGGGGATCGGCACCCCGCTGATCACCTTCGACAGGTACCAGGACATCTGGGCACAGGACTTCGTCGAGCCCGCCTATGTGAGCATGACGGGCCCCGGCGGACGCCGTCACGTCATGCGGGTGATGCTGCGCAGCGCCCAGCCCGACCGCGAGGCGGGCCGCGAACTGTTCGAGAAGCTGCGCGGCAGCGGCGTGGGCGTGGTCCAGGTCTCCGGCGTCCGGGACTCGGAGGAGTGGACCCTCAACTCCATGGGGAACCTGGAGACCATCCCCCCGTACACCCATGGGGGCCGCTCCTATCCGGCCGGCCGGATCATCCAGGGCGAGCGCAAGGACATCGGATCCAAGCCCGCGCGGGCGATGCGCACGCTCCTGAAGTCCCAGGGCCTGCAGGACCCGCTGCTCCTGGACACCTCGTGGCTGCACGTGGGGCATGTGGACGAGTTCGTGCAGTTCCTGCCCGCGGACACCCCGCGCGGCTGGCGGATCGGTGTCGCCGACCCGGAGGCCGGGCTGCGCCTGCTGCGCGAGGCCCGGGAGGCAGGGCACGGCGGCACGAGGATGTTCTCGGTGCCGGGCAGCAAGGACGTGCCCGCCCCCAGGGAGACCATCGACCAGGCGCTCGCCTCCCGCTACCTGGTGCAGGACAACCAAATGGCCGCGCAGCGGATCAGGGCGAACCTGGAGATCCTCAAGCGCGAGACCGGGGTGACCGACGCCGAGGTCGTACGGGTGCCGGCCCTCTATACGCGCGGTTCGGAGGAGGGTGAGCGCGGCGACACGATGATGCCACGGCTGAAGCGGATGGGCGCCGGGGAGATTCCGGTACCCGACTCGGTGCGCGAGTACGGGCAGCAGAAGGAACTGAGGCTGCACCGCGACGGGCGGCGCGCCGCGGGCCCGGAACCGGTCATGACCAGTGCGTACGTCCCGGGCGCGGTCAACGGCGTCCTGCTGGGGCGCGACCGCTACCTGGCCCCCCGGCAGTGGGGCCCGGTGATCAACGGCAGGGACGTGTTCACGGAGTCGGTGACCGCCGCGTACGCGCAGGCCGGCATGAAGGTCTCGTACATCGACGACTGGTACACGTACCACCTCGGCGCGGGCGAGGTGCACTGCGGTACGAACACGCTGCGGGACGCCTCCACCGCCTGGTGGCGGTCCTCGTAG
- a CDS encoding saccharopine dehydrogenase: MDELRLDPSGPVLVTGGYGTVGAEISRMVAVDAPVLLTGRSPERGRALADAVEGEVRAWDLADPAAFRADVRAVISSVNDPDDRVLRAAVSAGVPYVDITRWTSRLQRAAALAALLRPDSPVLFSSAWMGGVSSLVAAALAADLGGAERVEIAVRWDTADRAGADSVEFMDRLGVDFEVVDDGARRLASPLTEARTVGIGGTPVRVARIDTPEQFTLPLTLGTTTAATRIGFSSPGTTRALLALRGTGFFRWAAGERWTPLRRALLHSPGGGGTARLRVDVSHAGRVRTATVTDPRGQHHLTAVGAVLGLRRVLGTDGSPAPRGPVFPEQHPAPARAVEALAAFGVDLDLVLDREADRDAGGGTGGGTDRTQGGAAA; this comes from the coding sequence ATGGACGAACTGCGCCTGGACCCGTCCGGCCCCGTACTGGTCACCGGTGGGTACGGCACCGTGGGAGCCGAGATCTCCCGGATGGTCGCCGTGGACGCCCCGGTCCTGCTCACCGGGCGCTCCCCCGAGCGGGGCCGGGCACTGGCGGACGCCGTCGAGGGCGAGGTGCGCGCCTGGGACCTGGCGGACCCGGCCGCCTTCCGGGCGGACGTACGGGCCGTCATCAGCTCCGTCAACGACCCCGACGACCGAGTGCTGCGCGCCGCGGTGTCCGCGGGCGTCCCCTACGTCGACATCACCCGGTGGACCAGCAGGCTGCAGCGGGCCGCCGCCCTCGCCGCCCTGCTGCGCCCTGACTCACCCGTGCTGTTCTCCTCGGCCTGGATGGGCGGCGTCAGCAGCCTGGTGGCGGCGGCGCTGGCGGCGGACCTGGGCGGCGCCGAGCGGGTCGAGATCGCCGTGCGCTGGGACACGGCCGACCGCGCCGGCGCGGACTCCGTCGAGTTCATGGACCGGCTGGGCGTGGACTTCGAGGTGGTCGACGACGGCGCGCGGCGGCTCGCCTCGCCGCTGACCGAAGCGCGGACCGTGGGCATCGGCGGTACCCCGGTACGGGTCGCGCGCATCGACACCCCGGAGCAGTTCACCCTCCCCCTGACCCTCGGCACCACCACGGCGGCCACCCGCATCGGGTTCAGCTCGCCGGGCACCACCCGGGCACTTCTGGCGCTGCGGGGCACCGGGTTCTTCCGCTGGGCCGCCGGGGAACGCTGGACCCCGCTGCGGCGTGCCCTCCTCCACTCACCCGGCGGGGGCGGCACGGCCCGGCTGCGCGTCGACGTCTCCCACGCGGGGCGCGTCCGCACCGCGACCGTCACCGACCCGCGCGGACAGCACCATCTGACCGCGGTCGGGGCGGTACTGGGCCTGCGCCGCGTCCTCGGTACCGACGGCTCACCCGCCCCCCGGGGCCCGGTCTTCCCCGAGCAGCACCCCGCTCCCGCCCGAGCGGTCGAGGCGCTCGCCGCCTTCGGCGTCGACCTCGACCTCGTCCTCGACCGGGAGGCCGACCGGGACGCCGGCGGGGGCACCGGCGGGGGCACCGACCGGACTCAGGGCGGGGCCGCCGCGTGA
- a CDS encoding TetR/AcrR family transcriptional regulator, with product MTAGPTPKGRQRRTALLDAAERILTSSGGSELTLRAVADAAGVRLGHLQYYFPSRSALLAALLDRVLTSSLDRVARLTGRPDGDSAGALLDGVLSDHDDPDLVRLFTEVWAMAAHDPEAAAAVRAFYDRYAAHVAGFLRGHEPGTSAAAARQRAEVFVMLMEGAALFRSGVAGRRSAETDAHLRRVLLGLLEGGGDGD from the coding sequence GTGACCGCCGGCCCCACGCCCAAGGGCAGGCAGCGGCGCACGGCACTGCTGGACGCCGCCGAGCGCATCCTCACCTCGTCCGGTGGCTCCGAACTCACGCTGCGCGCGGTCGCCGACGCGGCCGGCGTGCGGCTGGGCCACCTCCAGTACTACTTCCCGTCCCGCTCCGCGCTGCTGGCCGCGCTCCTCGACCGCGTCCTCACCTCCTCACTCGACCGGGTCGCCCGCCTCACCGGCCGCCCGGACGGCGACAGCGCCGGCGCCCTGCTCGACGGCGTCCTCTCCGACCACGACGACCCGGATCTCGTCCGGCTGTTCACGGAGGTCTGGGCGATGGCCGCACACGACCCGGAGGCCGCCGCGGCCGTCCGCGCGTTCTACGACCGGTACGCCGCCCATGTGGCCGGCTTCCTCCGCGGCCATGAGCCCGGTACGTCCGCGGCCGCTGCCCGGCAACGGGCCGAGGTCTTCGTGATGCTCATGGAGGGAGCCGCACTGTTCCGCTCCGGCGTCGCCGGACGGCGCAGCGCGGAGACGGACGCCCACCTGCGCCGCGTCCTCCTGGGCCTCCTGGAGGGAGGAGGGGACGGGGACTGA
- a CDS encoding helix-turn-helix transcriptional regulator, which produces MDADNAFGDFLMSRRARVAPAAVGLTGHGRRRVPGLRREEVAELAGVSVVYYTRLEQGRALHPSGAVLDALARVLRLDATERAHLYDLVRRTRARSSAGAAAGTGEPVADEPVRDGLRRLVTAVGAVPAYVLSPAMDVLDANDLARALVGAPGPASGGRLNLARHVFADPAARELYPQWEDVARQTVGFLRFSGGRRPGDLPLARLVAELSRHSAEFRSLWAMREVREKSYGTKSFRHPVVGTFPLTYETLTLPGDEQRSLVVFTAPDARAEAALRLLGSWTAPAPAGARTGNTGHGSAG; this is translated from the coding sequence ATGGACGCGGACAACGCCTTCGGCGACTTCCTGATGTCACGGCGTGCCCGGGTGGCTCCGGCGGCCGTCGGGCTCACCGGCCACGGCCGGCGCCGGGTCCCGGGGCTGCGGAGGGAGGAGGTCGCCGAACTCGCGGGCGTCAGCGTGGTCTACTACACGCGTCTGGAGCAGGGGCGTGCCCTGCACCCCTCCGGCGCCGTGCTCGACGCACTGGCGCGGGTGCTCCGGCTGGATGCCACCGAGCGCGCGCACCTGTACGACCTGGTGCGCCGGACCCGGGCCCGGAGCTCGGCCGGGGCCGCGGCCGGCACCGGAGAGCCGGTGGCGGACGAGCCCGTACGGGACGGGCTGCGGCGTCTGGTGACCGCGGTGGGCGCGGTCCCGGCGTACGTACTGAGCCCGGCGATGGACGTCCTCGACGCCAACGACCTGGCCCGCGCGCTCGTCGGCGCTCCGGGCCCGGCTTCCGGTGGGCGGCTCAACCTCGCGCGTCACGTCTTCGCCGACCCCGCCGCGCGGGAGCTCTATCCGCAGTGGGAGGACGTGGCCCGCCAGACCGTCGGCTTCCTGCGCTTCTCCGGCGGACGGCGTCCCGGTGACCTGCCCCTCGCCCGGCTGGTGGCCGAACTGTCCCGCCACAGCGCGGAGTTCCGTTCCCTCTGGGCGATGCGGGAGGTGCGGGAGAAGTCGTACGGCACCAAGAGCTTCCGGCACCCGGTGGTCGGCACCTTCCCCCTCACGTACGAGACGCTCACACTGCCCGGAGACGAGCAGCGGTCCCTGGTCGTCTTCACCGCTCCCGACGCCCGCGCGGAAGCCGCGCTGCGCCTCCTCGGCAGCTGGACCGCACCCGCCCCGGCCGGTGCGCGCACCGGCAACACCGGTCACGGATCGGCGGGTTGA
- a CDS encoding NADP-dependent oxidoreductase → MRAVVFSRYGDESVLELARLPEPAPADGEILVEVKAAGVNPVDWKHREGAVRNDRPFPLGLGWDVAGVVRATVPGGPAVGEPVYGMLPLPYGGAYQELAVLPASAVAPKPRRLTFAQAAAVPLAALTAWQALEAAGAGAGVRVLVHAGAGGVGHFAVQFARHLGAHVTATASAHNLDFLRRLGVDEPVDRATADPSAQGPFDIVLDTVGGPVQHASWRLLRPGGTLITLPEPLDEAHRLPGVTARRVVVAPDGGALRTIAALLDSGAVQVEVQSVLSLEQAATAHRISREGRVRGKLVLAL, encoded by the coding sequence ATGCGCGCAGTGGTGTTCTCCCGGTACGGCGACGAGAGCGTTCTGGAGCTCGCCCGGCTACCGGAACCGGCACCCGCGGACGGCGAGATCCTCGTGGAGGTGAAGGCCGCCGGGGTGAACCCGGTCGACTGGAAGCACCGCGAGGGGGCGGTCCGCAACGACCGCCCCTTCCCGCTGGGGCTGGGCTGGGACGTGGCGGGAGTGGTACGGGCCACGGTGCCGGGCGGCCCGGCCGTCGGCGAGCCGGTGTACGGGATGCTGCCGCTGCCGTACGGGGGCGCCTACCAGGAGCTGGCCGTGCTGCCCGCATCCGCGGTGGCGCCCAAGCCGCGGCGGCTGACCTTCGCGCAGGCCGCCGCCGTCCCGCTGGCCGCCCTGACGGCGTGGCAGGCACTGGAGGCGGCCGGGGCGGGCGCGGGGGTGCGGGTCCTGGTGCACGCGGGGGCGGGCGGCGTCGGCCACTTCGCCGTACAGTTCGCCCGGCACCTCGGGGCACATGTCACGGCCACCGCCTCCGCTCACAACCTGGACTTCCTGCGCCGGCTGGGCGTCGACGAGCCGGTCGACCGCGCGACCGCGGACCCGTCCGCCCAGGGCCCGTTCGACATCGTCCTGGACACCGTCGGCGGCCCCGTGCAGCACGCGTCCTGGCGGCTCCTGCGGCCCGGCGGCACCCTCATCACGCTTCCGGAACCCCTGGACGAGGCGCACCGCCTCCCCGGCGTCACGGCCCGCCGCGTCGTCGTCGCCCCCGACGGCGGAGCGCTGCGCACGATCGCCGCGCTCCTCGACTCCGGGGCCGTGCAGGTCGAGGTGCAGTCCGTGCTTTCCCTGGAGCAGGCGGCGACGGCGCACCGGATCAGCCGGGAGGGCCGGGTGCGCGGCAAGCTCGTCCTCGCCCTGTGA
- a CDS encoding DMT family transporter, translating to MGGALFHTLIYVAGRTTSATNLALIAAASPVGIALLARAGGERLSRPRILGMLLALVGVVALVAKGSLAVLLHLGFAVGDLWMVAAMCAFAGCSALLKRKPKQIPAVVLLAATVLFGLVMLVPAQAVSLGVQGGFTPTGGNLAALVYIGVASSALAFFVWNRAVETIGATRAGVVSYLQPVCVAVPASLSLGESSTPAQFACTGLVIAGVALSSARC from the coding sequence GTGGGCGGTGCTTTGTTCCACACCCTCATCTACGTCGCCGGGCGTACCACCTCGGCCACCAACCTCGCACTGATCGCCGCGGCGTCCCCGGTGGGCATCGCGCTGCTCGCCCGTGCCGGAGGCGAGCGCCTCTCCCGCCCGAGGATCCTCGGCATGCTGCTCGCCCTGGTGGGCGTGGTGGCGCTGGTGGCCAAGGGCAGCCTCGCGGTGCTGCTGCACCTGGGATTCGCCGTCGGCGACCTGTGGATGGTCGCCGCGATGTGCGCCTTCGCCGGATGCTCCGCCCTGCTCAAGCGCAAGCCGAAGCAGATACCGGCGGTGGTGCTCCTGGCCGCCACGGTGCTGTTCGGCCTGGTGATGCTGGTTCCCGCGCAGGCCGTCTCGCTCGGCGTGCAGGGCGGCTTCACACCCACGGGCGGCAACCTGGCAGCCCTGGTGTACATCGGTGTGGCCTCGTCGGCACTGGCGTTCTTCGTGTGGAACAGGGCAGTCGAGACGATCGGCGCCACCCGCGCCGGGGTCGTCTCCTACCTGCAGCCGGTGTGCGTCGCGGTACCGGCTTCGCTGAGTCTCGGAGAGAGTTCGACCCCGGCGCAGTTCGCCTGCACGGGCCTGGTCATCGCCGGAGTCGCCCTCTCCTCCGCCAGGTGCTGA
- the nhaA gene encoding Na+/H+ antiporter NhaA, translating into MSDAPRQRTTFLGLLPLPERNAVAEALRTETIGGLVLLAAAVVALIWANSPWSGVYEQIRDFHFGIPALGLDLSVGHWTADGLLAVFFLVAGIELKRELVVGELRNPATAALPVIAAVCGMVVPAALYVAVAAPAGGGLGGWAVPMATDIAFALAVLAVLSTHLPAALRAFLLTLAVVDDLGAILIIAIFFTSDLNYPALAGAFAGLVVFYVLQRLRVRGWWWYAPLGIAIWALMYNGGVHATVAGVAMGLILRTTRDEGEKASPAERTSHLLHPVSAGVAVPLFALFAAGVGVSAAALGEVFTRPEPLGVVIGLVVGKTVGIFAGTYLAARYTRARLNPDLEWADVFSLAVLAGIGFTVALLIGELAFSDPAQAEQVKAAVLLGSLIAAVLAAVLIKRRNAVYRRLYEEENIDEDADGIPDIYQRADSGTGGSRAEG; encoded by the coding sequence ATGTCAGACGCCCCGCGTCAGCGCACCACCTTCCTCGGCCTGCTGCCTCTGCCCGAGCGCAACGCCGTGGCCGAGGCACTGCGCACCGAGACCATCGGCGGACTCGTTCTGCTGGCCGCGGCGGTGGTGGCACTCATATGGGCGAACAGCCCGTGGAGCGGCGTCTACGAGCAGATACGGGACTTCCACTTCGGCATACCCGCCCTCGGTCTCGACCTCTCGGTCGGGCACTGGACCGCCGACGGCCTGCTCGCCGTCTTCTTCCTCGTCGCCGGGATCGAGCTCAAACGAGAACTCGTCGTCGGCGAGCTGCGCAACCCCGCCACCGCCGCACTGCCGGTCATCGCCGCGGTGTGCGGCATGGTCGTGCCCGCCGCGCTGTACGTCGCGGTCGCCGCGCCCGCCGGGGGCGGACTGGGCGGATGGGCCGTACCGATGGCCACCGACATCGCCTTCGCGCTCGCGGTCCTGGCCGTCCTCAGCACCCATCTCCCTGCGGCGCTGCGCGCCTTCCTGCTGACCCTCGCCGTCGTCGACGACCTCGGCGCCATCCTGATCATCGCGATCTTCTTCACCAGCGACCTCAACTACCCGGCTCTGGCGGGGGCCTTCGCGGGCCTGGTCGTCTTCTACGTCCTCCAGCGCCTGCGGGTGAGGGGCTGGTGGTGGTACGCGCCGCTCGGCATCGCCATCTGGGCGCTGATGTACAACGGCGGAGTCCACGCCACCGTCGCGGGCGTCGCGATGGGCCTGATCCTGCGCACCACCCGCGACGAGGGCGAGAAGGCCTCGCCCGCCGAACGGACCTCGCATCTGCTGCACCCGGTCTCGGCAGGGGTGGCGGTGCCGCTGTTCGCCCTGTTCGCCGCCGGTGTGGGCGTCTCCGCGGCCGCCCTCGGTGAGGTCTTCACCCGGCCCGAACCACTCGGCGTCGTCATCGGCCTCGTCGTCGGCAAGACCGTCGGCATATTCGCCGGCACCTATCTCGCCGCCCGCTACACCCGTGCCCGCCTCAACCCCGACCTGGAGTGGGCTGACGTCTTCTCCCTGGCCGTACTGGCCGGAATAGGCTTCACCGTCGCCCTCCTCATCGGAGAGCTCGCCTTCTCCGACCCGGCCCAGGCCGAGCAGGTGAAGGCCGCCGTCCTCCTCGGGTCGCTGATCGCCGCGGTCCTGGCCGCCGTGCTGATCAAGCGCCGCAACGCGGTCTACCGCCGCCTGTACGAGGAGGAGAACATCGACGAGGACGCCGACGGCATCCCCGACATCTACCAGCGTGCGGACTCCGGCACCGGCGGCTCCCGCGCGGAGGGGTGA
- a CDS encoding alanine/glycine:cation symporter family protein: MSLESMTESVDKAVSGLFEPIASWLGEVVFYSVPVGGTAVPLIVAWLVVAGLVFSAWFGLIQIRKFRLAVDVVRGKYDEKGSAGEVNHFQALTAAVSGTVGLGNIAGVAVAVSIGGPGATFWMILCGLLGMATKFVEVTLGVKYREVHADGTVSGGPMHYLPKGLVDRFGKNGKTLGKVLAVLASFMILFFGLFGGNLFQVNQSYAQLVSVTGGEGGAVGSSSGALFFGILIAALVGIVLLGGIRSIANVTSRLVPAMAGIYIAACLVVILVNVTAVPDALVTIVEGAFNPEGVAGGVLGALIIGFKRAAFSNEAGLGSAPIAHSAVKTKHPASEGLVALLEPFIDTVIICTMTALTIVIANPASWAEARAGESIGGVTITSDAFATVLPWFPYILTIAVMLFAISTVLTWGYYCLKAWTYLFGRSKASEITFKVLYTLFAVAGALLTLQTLIDMADAVLFMLAVINIIGLYLLAPVVKRELDSFLEFVRSRKAGGADDADEDPEPVKTTV, translated from the coding sequence GTGTCACTCGAGTCCATGACCGAATCCGTCGACAAGGCTGTCAGCGGATTGTTCGAGCCCATCGCCAGCTGGCTCGGAGAAGTCGTCTTCTACTCCGTCCCCGTAGGCGGGACGGCTGTCCCCCTCATCGTCGCCTGGCTGGTCGTCGCCGGTCTGGTCTTCTCCGCCTGGTTCGGGCTGATCCAGATTCGCAAGTTCCGCCTCGCCGTCGACGTGGTGCGCGGGAAGTACGACGAGAAGGGGTCGGCCGGTGAGGTCAACCACTTCCAGGCCCTGACCGCGGCCGTCTCCGGCACCGTCGGTCTCGGCAACATCGCGGGTGTCGCCGTCGCCGTCTCCATCGGTGGTCCGGGCGCGACCTTCTGGATGATCCTCTGCGGTCTGCTCGGCATGGCCACGAAGTTCGTCGAGGTCACCCTCGGTGTGAAGTACCGCGAGGTCCACGCCGACGGCACCGTCTCCGGCGGGCCGATGCACTACCTCCCCAAGGGCCTGGTCGACCGCTTCGGCAAGAACGGCAAGACCCTCGGCAAGGTGCTCGCCGTCCTCGCCTCCTTCATGATCCTGTTCTTCGGCCTCTTCGGCGGCAACCTCTTCCAGGTCAACCAGAGCTACGCGCAGCTGGTCTCCGTCACCGGCGGCGAGGGCGGTGCCGTCGGCTCCTCCTCCGGCGCGCTCTTCTTCGGCATCCTCATCGCCGCGCTCGTCGGCATCGTGCTGCTCGGCGGCATCCGCTCCATCGCCAACGTCACCAGCAGGCTGGTGCCGGCCATGGCGGGCATCTACATCGCCGCCTGCCTGGTCGTCATCCTGGTGAACGTCACGGCCGTGCCCGACGCGCTCGTCACCATCGTCGAGGGCGCGTTCAACCCCGAGGGCGTCGCCGGTGGTGTCCTCGGTGCGCTGATCATCGGCTTCAAGCGCGCGGCGTTCTCCAACGAGGCCGGTCTGGGCTCCGCCCCGATCGCGCACTCCGCGGTGAAGACCAAGCACCCCGCGAGCGAGGGCCTGGTCGCCCTGCTGGAGCCCTTCATCGACACGGTGATCATCTGCACCATGACGGCCCTCACCATCGTGATCGCCAACCCGGCGAGCTGGGCCGAGGCACGGGCCGGCGAGTCCATCGGCGGTGTCACCATCACCTCCGACGCCTTCGCCACGGTGCTGCCCTGGTTCCCGTACATCCTGACCATCGCGGTGATGCTCTTCGCCATCTCGACGGTGCTGACGTGGGGCTACTACTGCCTCAAGGCATGGACGTACCTGTTCGGCCGCAGCAAGGCCAGCGAGATCACCTTCAAGGTGCTCTACACGCTGTTCGCCGTCGCCGGCGCCCTGCTCACCCTGCAGACGCTGATCGACATGGCCGACGCGGTCCTGTTCATGCTGGCGGTCATCAACATCATCGGTCTGTACCTCCTCGCCCCCGTCGTCAAGCGGGAACTGGACTCCTTCCTGGAGTTCGTCCGGTCCCGCAAGGCCGGCGGGGCGGACGACGCCGACGAGGACCCGGAGCCGGTGAAGACCACCGTCTGA